A window of the Butyricimonas faecalis genome harbors these coding sequences:
- a CDS encoding RagB/SusD family nutrient uptake outer membrane protein, producing the protein MMKKLSYYIMLLGIVFFTSCEDFLDQVPKHNLTLDNAVTDYSGAKNILNGMYAIVASSSEFGGATWCRLSSQGGFYSSYTAHFNMSYKEGFNDMNGTWKSYYTLVNSANAAIEAISNLAENKFPTPERKQEMLAEARCMRGWAYINLFWFFGRWWDADDSAYGILYRDKMSNLSNLQVSRLSVGESYTKIFEDLDDAIANMPDFTTSRYLSRQMAQVIKAKILLYRGVMRGSTQDLKDALILVETVKRDAPAAWQMETDIAVMYKAGWDSKEVLWARYLGDFASTTSYEFDYSYNIGYNNTYSDIATGWLKEDPRYEVVMDSARAPETWDTKKVFTPVKLYHGGRYDTKDAPYATYYFRYAELYLMEAELKARLDDYSLEEALKPLNDMRACRTNPVLPALSPGNKQALLRAIFQEIWVEQFLENGSEYFAALRFINDTDASVAQNKPWIYTLKPDVNFTENQYCWPIPENERIKNPLAVQNPELGN; encoded by the coding sequence ATGATGAAGAAGTTAAGTTATTATATCATGTTGTTGGGGATCGTGTTCTTTACTTCATGTGAGGATTTTTTGGATCAGGTTCCCAAGCATAATTTGACACTGGATAATGCCGTCACGGATTATAGTGGGGCAAAAAATATTCTTAACGGAATGTATGCAATTGTGGCTTCCAGTTCCGAGTTTGGAGGGGCAACTTGGTGTAGGTTGTCTTCACAGGGCGGATTTTATTCGTCTTACACGGCTCATTTTAATATGTCGTATAAAGAGGGTTTCAATGATATGAATGGAACATGGAAGTCTTATTACACGTTGGTAAATTCAGCTAATGCTGCGATTGAGGCTATTTCAAATCTGGCAGAAAATAAATTTCCAACACCAGAACGTAAACAGGAGATGTTGGCGGAAGCACGGTGTATGCGGGGCTGGGCTTACATAAATTTATTCTGGTTCTTTGGAAGATGGTGGGATGCAGATGATTCGGCTTATGGAATTCTATACCGGGATAAAATGTCTAATTTGAGTAATTTGCAGGTTTCTCGTCTAAGTGTGGGTGAATCTTACACGAAGATATTTGAGGATTTGGATGATGCTATTGCTAATATGCCGGATTTTACGACTTCTCGTTATTTATCCCGGCAAATGGCACAGGTGATAAAGGCAAAGATATTACTTTACCGGGGTGTGATGAGGGGATCTACTCAAGATTTGAAGGATGCTCTGATATTGGTTGAAACTGTGAAACGGGATGCTCCTGCTGCGTGGCAGATGGAGACGGATATTGCTGTTATGTATAAAGCCGGATGGGATTCAAAAGAGGTTTTGTGGGCAAGGTATTTGGGTGATTTTGCTAGCACGACTTCTTACGAGTTTGATTATTCGTATAATATCGGTTATAATAATACTTATTCTGATATTGCAACCGGATGGTTAAAAGAAGATCCCCGGTATGAAGTGGTAATGGATTCGGCTAGAGCACCGGAAACTTGGGATACGAAGAAGGTTTTTACTCCCGTGAAATTGTATCATGGTGGAAGATATGATACGAAGGATGCTCCTTACGCTACTTATTATTTCCGTTATGCGGAGTTGTATTTGATGGAAGCTGAACTGAAAGCTCGCTTGGATGATTATTCTTTAGAGGAGGCATTAAAGCCGTTAAATGATATGCGGGCGTGTCGGACAAATCCGGTTTTACCGGCTTTATCTCCCGGTAACAAACAAGCTCTTTTAAGGGCTATATTTCAGGAGATTTGGGTGGAGCAGTTCCTGGAAAACGGAAGCGAGTATTTTGCTGCTTTACGGTTTATAAATGACACGGATGCTAGTGTAGCCCAGAATAAACCTTGGATATACACGTTGAAGCCGGATGTAAATTTCACGGAGAACCAGTATTGCTGGCCGATTCCGGAAAATGAACGGATTAAAAATCCATTAGCCGTTCAGAATCCAGAGCTTGGTAATTAA
- a CDS encoding DUF4465 domain-containing protein produces the protein MRKWCFIFVLIIGLAACSDDKDVLAPVPNDVTLNELSLERFTHIIPDGGFTSKAAHRNSVTFNTKKNGDGTYAGFAYSNRNNRSFTWTATQEALDSNIYSVYTRFPNANEIYAVGRVEGDDAYFTLESPAVVEHILVANTTYVYLALVYGDQYGTEEEPVANPNIPGSANKKGVWYTNVPGGVKKMVNDDKDYYKLIVTGYNGSTETGQVEFYLCTRKGDPNHPDWSLVINDWYKVDLSSLGVVSKVVFHVASSDVEEGTGRMRTPPYFCLDGIRIKN, from the coding sequence ATGAGAAAGTGGTGTTTTATATTTGTTCTTATTATAGGATTGGCTGCATGTTCTGATGATAAAGACGTGCTTGCTCCTGTACCTAATGATGTGACATTAAACGAACTGTCACTAGAGCGGTTTACCCATATAATTCCTGATGGTGGTTTTACCTCAAAAGCTGCACATAGGAATTCTGTGACCTTTAATACAAAGAAAAATGGTGACGGAACGTATGCTGGGTTTGCTTATTCCAACCGGAATAATCGTTCTTTTACGTGGACGGCCACGCAAGAAGCGTTGGATTCCAATATTTATAGTGTTTATACCCGTTTCCCGAATGCGAATGAAATTTATGCCGTGGGAAGAGTGGAAGGAGATGATGCTTATTTTACCTTGGAATCTCCGGCGGTGGTAGAGCATATTTTGGTGGCGAATACAACATACGTGTATCTGGCTTTAGTGTACGGGGATCAATACGGGACGGAAGAAGAACCCGTGGCTAATCCGAATATTCCGGGTAGTGCCAATAAAAAAGGCGTGTGGTACACGAATGTACCGGGAGGAGTCAAGAAGATGGTGAACGATGACAAGGATTACTATAAGTTGATTGTAACGGGATATAACGGGAGCACGGAAACCGGGCAAGTGGAATTCTATTTGTGTACCCGGAAGGGCGACCCGAACCATCCGGATTGGAGTTTGGTTATAAACGACTGGTATAAAGTAGATTTGAGTTCATTAGGCGTTGTCTCAAAAGTCGTGTTTCATGTTGCTTCATCGGATGTTGAAGAAGGGACCGGTAGAATGAGAACTCCCCCGTATTTTTGTCTTGACGGAATTAGGATAAAGAATTAG
- a CDS encoding thioredoxin family protein, translating into MKKIVCLFIGVFTCVQLFAQGVGFKSISLKEALEQAKAQGKMVFVDCYTTWCGPCKMMAEQVFPQKEAGDFFNTHFVNVKFDMEKGEGKELSTRFKIRAYPTFLLLEPDGTERYRIVGGGELEEFIERVSRGLQEKNSLPVLDKEYTTGKMSKRRMLDLVMTLQDAYDADRLKVVADELVKRLTFNEKVSTPYWVIYEDNSLSPLTSDNFSFLLKNKAAFEKNVGEMKVNQKIASAYSGMLYGYVAGFAKKEDVARLDVMKQQLDEYDLPDKTYLQTKLALAYARCNEDIDRMISILEKEICNLPQGELWTLATSLDFIKKNGNKAQWGQVATLGDQFVEAAKEEDLKGYLRSYFSSFKKLASIGVYWEDLTLEQALKKAESGKRMVFVDCYTTWCGPCKYMTSNVFPQEVVGDYFNSNFVCLKIDMEKGEGPELVKRYGIRAFPTFLILRPDGSVYHKLLGSGEADAFLKRVQEGMKEENSTGYLDRLYEEGNRDKAFLSRYIQSLLSIYEESKAKDVSNVLLGLLDESEKVDSSYWFVFESPALTKKGTDQFKYLIDHREEFIQSLGKQKVDDKLYAVYYNQLSYILKGYDKKSTVEEVVNMKNEIRPFKLEKRKELSACIDIAEAYMKKDLKRLYTCCKKGFKLFHDDEAMNIAFPVLKYLKTERLQEDELQKLVLVLEANIKDESLRKYISSNM; encoded by the coding sequence ATGAAAAAAATTGTATGTTTATTTATCGGCGTGTTTACCTGTGTTCAATTATTTGCGCAGGGAGTTGGTTTTAAATCAATCTCGTTAAAAGAGGCTTTGGAGCAAGCGAAAGCTCAAGGGAAAATGGTATTTGTAGATTGCTACACGACTTGGTGTGGTCCGTGTAAAATGATGGCAGAACAGGTGTTTCCCCAAAAGGAAGCTGGGGATTTTTTCAATACTCATTTCGTGAACGTGAAATTTGACATGGAGAAAGGGGAAGGAAAAGAGTTATCTACACGTTTTAAAATTAGGGCATACCCAACATTTCTACTTTTGGAACCAGATGGAACGGAGAGATACCGTATTGTTGGTGGTGGAGAACTCGAAGAATTTATTGAGCGGGTTAGTCGAGGACTACAAGAGAAAAATTCTTTACCCGTGTTGGATAAAGAGTACACGACTGGTAAAATGTCAAAAAGAAGAATGCTTGATCTAGTGATGACATTACAGGATGCTTATGATGCAGATCGGTTGAAGGTTGTTGCCGATGAGTTGGTAAAACGATTGACATTTAACGAGAAAGTTTCTACTCCTTATTGGGTGATATATGAGGATAATTCTCTTTCTCCTTTAACTTCAGATAATTTTTCTTTTTTATTGAAGAATAAAGCTGCTTTTGAGAAAAACGTGGGAGAAATGAAAGTAAATCAAAAGATTGCATCGGCATATTCGGGGATGTTATATGGTTATGTTGCCGGTTTTGCGAAAAAGGAAGACGTGGCTCGGCTGGATGTGATGAAACAACAGTTGGATGAATATGATTTGCCCGACAAAACGTATCTTCAAACGAAATTGGCATTGGCTTATGCTCGTTGTAACGAGGATATTGACAGGATGATCTCTATCCTAGAAAAAGAAATTTGTAATCTTCCACAAGGAGAATTATGGACTTTGGCGACCTCTCTGGATTTTATAAAGAAGAATGGAAATAAGGCTCAATGGGGACAAGTGGCAACATTGGGGGATCAATTCGTGGAAGCGGCAAAGGAAGAAGACTTGAAAGGATATTTGAGATCTTATTTTAGTTCATTTAAAAAGTTGGCTTCGATTGGAGTCTATTGGGAAGACTTGACTCTTGAGCAGGCTTTAAAGAAGGCCGAAAGTGGGAAAAGAATGGTTTTTGTGGATTGTTACACGACTTGGTGTGGTCCATGTAAGTACATGACATCAAATGTATTCCCACAGGAGGTAGTAGGAGACTATTTTAATTCTAATTTTGTATGTTTGAAGATAGATATGGAGAAAGGAGAAGGTCCTGAATTGGTGAAACGCTATGGAATACGAGCATTCCCGACATTTTTGATTTTGCGTCCGGATGGTAGCGTGTATCACAAATTACTTGGTTCAGGTGAGGCGGATGCATTTTTGAAACGTGTACAAGAAGGAATGAAAGAAGAGAATTCTACGGGGTATTTGGATCGATTGTATGAAGAGGGAAATCGGGATAAGGCTTTTCTATCAAGATATATTCAGTCTCTGTTGTCTATATATGAGGAGAGCAAGGCGAAGGATGTGAGTAACGTTCTGTTGGGATTGTTGGATGAATCAGAGAAAGTGGATAGTAGTTACTGGTTTGTTTTTGAAAGTCCGGCATTGACTAAAAAGGGAACAGATCAGTTTAAATATCTAATTGACCATCGGGAGGAGTTCATTCAATCTTTGGGTAAACAGAAAGTTGATGATAAATTATATGCAGTATATTATAACCAGTTGAGTTATATATTGAAAGGATACGATAAAAAAAGTACAGTGGAAGAAGTGGTGAATATGAAAAACGAGATTAGACCTTTTAAGTTGGAAAAACGAAAAGAATTATCTGCGTGTATTGATATAGCGGAGGCCTACATGAAAAAAGATTTGAAAAGATTATATACTTGTTGTAAAAAGGGATTTAAATTGTTTCACGATGATGAAGCTATGAATATTGCATTTCCGGTTTTGAAGTATTTGAAAACGGAAAGGCTACAAGAGGATGAGTTGCAGAAGTTGGTTCTTGTGTTGGAGGCAAATATAAAAGATGAATCTTTAAGAAAGTATATTTCAAGTAATATGTGA
- a CDS encoding RNA polymerase sigma-70 factor: MQEQTSMKIQGLMIGDRKVYQQIFDTFYHSLCLFTHRFIRDLSVCEDCVQEAFISLWDNREEMASAAHVKSFLYQVSRNNALNHLKHERVKSEYMLEGMQELESQVCFINYVIEEEVERILVKTEQELAPKCREIFKLAMQGKDNEEIARLLGVSENTVKTQKKIAYKKLKQKIAEVTMLFLLLNQAVGK; encoded by the coding sequence ATGCAAGAACAAACTTCAATGAAGATCCAAGGATTAATGATTGGTGACAGAAAAGTGTACCAACAGATCTTTGATACTTTTTATCATAGTTTGTGTTTGTTCACGCATCGCTTTATCCGAGACCTGTCTGTTTGTGAGGATTGTGTTCAAGAGGCGTTTATTTCTTTATGGGATAATCGGGAAGAAATGGCATCTGCGGCTCATGTGAAATCTTTTTTGTATCAAGTCAGTCGTAATAATGCGCTGAATCATTTGAAGCATGAACGAGTGAAGAGCGAGTATATGCTCGAAGGAATGCAAGAACTGGAATCACAGGTTTGTTTTATCAATTACGTGATCGAGGAGGAGGTTGAACGAATACTGGTTAAAACCGAACAAGAATTAGCTCCGAAATGCAGGGAGATTTTCAAACTTGCCATGCAGGGAAAAGATAACGAGGAGATCGCCCGATTGTTGGGAGTTTCAGAGAATACGGTGAAAACGCAGAAAAAGATCGCCTATAAAAAGTTAAAACAAAAAATAGCGGAAGTAACGATGTTGTTCTTGCTATTGAATCAAGCAGTCGGTAAGTAA
- a CDS encoding RNA polymerase sigma factor, translating to MFEEIFKTFYADLYKFAYAYLMNENLAEDVVQDVFVAVWTSAESMPWDTNLKNYLYSSVKHGCLDYLKHLQVIDNNKEKLTEALIFSGTVEYEDNQELLEKVKLCLQELPEQQRKVLELKVFKGLNYREISQELSISEESVHTHVKRAYRYLRDSLPVIYIFILKYL from the coding sequence GTGTTCGAAGAGATTTTTAAAACTTTTTATGCGGATCTATATAAATTTGCTTATGCTTATTTGATGAATGAGAATTTGGCTGAGGATGTTGTGCAGGATGTGTTTGTGGCAGTGTGGACGTCTGCAGAGTCAATGCCTTGGGATACAAATTTGAAAAATTATCTTTATTCTTCAGTAAAGCACGGGTGTTTGGATTATTTGAAGCATTTACAAGTAATTGATAATAACAAAGAAAAATTGACAGAAGCTTTGATCTTTTCTGGAACCGTAGAGTATGAAGACAATCAAGAGCTTTTGGAAAAAGTGAAATTATGTCTGCAGGAACTTCCTGAACAACAGCGAAAAGTTTTGGAATTGAAAGTGTTTAAAGGTTTAAATTACAGGGAAATATCTCAAGAATTAAGTATTTCAGAGGAGTCGGTGCATACTCATGTTAAAAGGGCGTATCGATATCTACGTGATTCACTTCCAGTTATTTATATTTTTATTCTAAAATATTTATAA
- a CDS encoding FecR family protein: MDIEWKKIKRVVTGNASEQEKNDVEVWKKEDLRREVFIKDATSYYEKGFPIEDVSSKDVDKAWQRVRKRIPKQRRVVVYVKRWIAGAAVLAGVILGIWLLLFKPEREVSRERMPLGVQLILADGTTHPIQTDQTVSEGIPGFEVNEQDGLKQLEKKQESPEKQEIAYNEIIVPRGADYQLTLADGTRVMLNSDSRIRFPDEFQANERRVYIQGEVYFKVAHDEDCPFFVETGVMTVRVLGTEFNVKAYAENEVMTTLVSGRVMVKRGLDSLTLAPGEQCEVDKQTGLLTVKEADLVTTLAWKNGEFVFKNVTLENMINELSRWYDMEVVYESEALKDDRYYIYVERSKTLEEVLDKVTLTGNMKYRIDGKKVIISRQ; the protein is encoded by the coding sequence ATGGACATAGAGTGGAAAAAAATAAAACGGGTGGTAACAGGTAATGCTTCCGAGCAGGAGAAGAATGACGTGGAGGTTTGGAAGAAGGAGGATTTGCGGCGGGAGGTTTTTATTAAGGATGCCACATCGTATTACGAAAAGGGTTTCCCGATAGAGGACGTTTCATCGAAAGATGTGGATAAGGCTTGGCAACGAGTTCGGAAACGAATTCCAAAGCAGCGACGTGTGGTTGTTTATGTGAAGAGGTGGATTGCGGGAGCGGCTGTTTTGGCTGGAGTGATTTTGGGAATATGGTTGTTACTCTTTAAACCCGAGCGAGAAGTATCGAGAGAAAGAATGCCACTTGGAGTTCAATTGATTTTGGCAGACGGAACAACTCATCCAATACAGACGGATCAAACTGTTAGCGAGGGTATTCCTGGTTTTGAAGTGAATGAACAAGATGGATTGAAACAGTTGGAAAAGAAGCAGGAATCTCCGGAAAAACAAGAGATTGCTTACAATGAAATTATTGTCCCGCGAGGTGCTGATTATCAGTTGACTTTGGCGGATGGTACGCGTGTGATGTTAAATTCCGATTCTCGAATTCGCTTTCCCGATGAATTTCAGGCGAATGAGCGTCGTGTTTATATACAAGGGGAGGTGTATTTCAAGGTTGCTCATGATGAAGATTGTCCTTTTTTTGTGGAAACAGGTGTGATGACGGTAAGAGTGTTGGGAACGGAATTTAATGTAAAAGCTTATGCTGAAAATGAAGTTATGACCACGTTAGTTTCAGGGCGAGTGATGGTGAAGAGGGGATTGGATTCGTTGACATTGGCTCCCGGAGAGCAATGTGAAGTGGATAAGCAAACCGGCTTGTTGACCGTGAAGGAGGCAGATTTGGTAACTACGTTAGCTTGGAAAAATGGAGAGTTTGTGTTTAAGAATGTGACGTTGGAGAATATGATAAATGAACTTTCCCGTTGGTATGACATGGAGGTGGTGTACGAGTCGGAAGCATTGAAAGACGATCGTTATTATATATACGTGGAGCGGAGTAAGACGCTTGAAGAGGTGTTAGATAAAGTAACATTAACTGGAAATATGAAATATAGGATAGATGGGAAAAAAGTAATAATATCTCGGCAATAA